The following are encoded in a window of Dysidea avara chromosome 4, odDysAvar1.4, whole genome shotgun sequence genomic DNA:
- the LOC136253575 gene encoding fibrocystin-L-like, translated as MYVIIDIPIPRLKNITICGGLELLDALNHTIEVDNILIDGGRLVVGSQTNPFQNVATFILYGTQSSPEYILPPFGPILGAKAIGVFGQLSLHGQERLVIWTHLNQTVFPGSDTIEVVDTTDWNIGEEIVIASTSYEMLHTEKFQILAISGNNITLNGTISYKHLGEETSIDGHTVIQRAEVGLLTRNIKIQSGDFVATDDQAFGCRILVGSYTNAYSVRLVGNAQLDGVEISNCGQEGHSDSFDPRYSFAVLNTRMIAADSEITYIRRSSIHDGYNSGIGVFGSDNVLISDNVIHSTVGPSVILQGSDHTLEKTMATVAIFPGTYRGIDDPQNIEWTPNFELIGTTNLVLIGNAAAGGGKVGFHVDGEPCDSPVVNGTPRWEGNVAHSTLHGVHVVYDDGLPQCLQISHFIIYSCYHYGIFTYSQSGVFMQHNILVDNKAAILINVYSPSALTHQTSTKQVKIVNNVIIGASSYFLTDDDNIIPEVASHPISFSPMVAPGGGHIGLILSSFLSGPGHFSLSSWASVASYPAISGLTTLDGVTFANFGTRGSVCDIAIVSNPNSEDCQHPTYASNTKLFNVDDNCLYYNHMPNLGSVNPSDCVDLDCDAQKHILIKDMDGSLLNSGPDGTIISQAEFEWDGDPRRGLGDYRIPRVLIADPSIGLPIEVDDLFPLKGIVRGGNRSESNCTWMSQWNAYSCSGLDHLMFIFESLDEDTEVRRLSPFALAANGFIDLLNGPQDHGWCGGYTCQERISTFYGIIAPGLNYEIALSSTNPQNMRFHLLYAEESDAIRIAFVYTNPQRLDVYYGDTYVNPTNVEVDSNGELLYNSKDPSLPDDQFLPTLDDPAGSNFYERSDKRLYFILRGNTPITVRTSPVIQLAINLAPVTVDEFFEENLVFNLATLLGIDESRIKVVNVISEASNRKRQTASVSVEIEIGNPPETSINNENDTTNETITTDQNFVEFEILVNATTMIAEAIQTGLLEVLLNVSILSADMQQPVEPPVDPTGGVRATPDTGGPQPGEVENGTLTFSEMQSAEETEDSGSFTLTIPNELQLLSQPVGGIEGLSLTPTPILVVYDNYGEVVTNLGVGDPWVASINLTSTGQNSVQVMPDTEVTFIGGYANLTDISITHPGFGYVLTFTITDPPVGFTVDTAPFDVSERELIISIVQGSQSGSTTIEISPYPIVELLDTGILERVANLGWRGRRWFAKLELKTTSGSSTGLEWTAEFDSTDATASFSDVLISSAGSYVMYFTAFTNPDSDITVTGADYSITITVYSSAKMGFVLDADFDTVVGSDEASFITSVESQLTDILPDVTIYNISIASGSIVVVFFVQSDSEEDVTDAISTFTDTDIEIEYGGQIYVANNKTSQFINPTSESGDDDNDEHRKLIITFTVVGGVILLLFAFLLAFVSYQRYKKVNSRVWRIHVAASNDHHDNTKKYEIQELYWQGASQCYVEENEFVVRPSTVNFNDKAEIEYYNEN; from the coding sequence ATGTATGTCATTATTGACATACCAATCCCAAGACTGAAAAACATTACAATATGTGGTGGTCTAGAACTCTTAGATGCTCTCAATCACACAATTGAAGTAGATAACATATTGATAGACGGGGGAAGATTGGTGGTAGGTTCACAGACAAATCCCTTTCAAAACGTGGCCACTTTCATTTTATACGGAACTCAATCTTCACCAGAATACATTCTACCACCCTTTGGTCCCATCCTAGGAGCAAAAGCAATTGGAGTATTTGGTCAACTTTCTCTCCATGGCCAGGAAAGGTTGGTCATTTGGACACATTTAAACCAAACAGTGTTTCCAGGATCTGACACAATAGAAGTGGTTGACACTACAGACTGGAACATAGGCGAAGAGATAGTGATAGCATCAACTTCTTATGAAATGTTACATACAGAAAAGTTTCAGATTCTTGCTATATCAGGCAACAACATCACATTAAATGGCACTATAAGTTATAAACACCTGGGTGAAGAGACTAGTATAGATGGCCACACAGTCATACAGAGAGCTGAAGTAGGTCTCTTAACAAGAAATATCAAAATACAAAGTGGAGATTTTGTTGCAACAGATGACCAAGCTTTTGGATGCAGAATACTTGTTGGCTCATATACAAATGCCTATTCAGTAAGACTTGTTGGAAATGCTCAGTTGGATGGAGTGGAAATCAGCAATTGTGGACAAGAAGGACACTCAGATTCATTTGACCCACGTTATTCATTTGCTGTACTCAACACAAGAATGATTGCAGCTGATTCTGAAATCACATACATTAGAAGAAGCAGTATTCATGATGGTTACAACTCTGGTATTGGTGTATTTGGATCAGACAATGTATTGATCTCTGATAATGTCATTCATAGTACAGTTGGTCCTTCAGTAATTTTACAAGGATCAGATCACACACTGGAAAAGACAATGGCAACTGTAGCTATATTTCCTGGAACTTATCGTGGCATTGATGATCCTCAGAATATTGAGTGGACTCCTAATTTTGAGCTCATTGGTACTACTAACTTAGTGCTAATTGGAAATGCAGCTGCAGGTGGTGGAAAAGTTGGTTTCCATGTTGATGGTGAGCCATGTGATTCTCCAGTAGTTAATGGTACACCTCGATGGGAAGGAAATGTGGCCCATTCCACATTACATGGAGTACATGTTGTTTATGATGATGGGCTCCCTCAATGCTTACAGATCAGTCACTTCATAATCTACAGCTGTTATCACTATGGAATATTCACATACAGTCAATCAGGGGTTTTCATGCAGCACAATATCTTAGTTGATAACAAGGCAGCCATATTAATAAATGTGTATTCTCCAAGTGCTTTAACGCATCAAACATCCACAAAGCAAGTGAAAATTGTAAACAATGTAATTATTGGTGCTAGTTCATATTTCTTAACAGATGATGATAATATTATTCCTGAAGTAGCATCTCACCCTATATCATTTTCTCCCATGGTAGCACCAGGTGGTGGCCATATTGGACTGATACTTTCTAGCTTCTTGTCTGGTCCAGGACACTTCTCTTTATCTTCTTGGGCTTCAGTTGCTTCATATCCCGCCATTAGTGGTTTGACTACCTTAGATGGAGTGACTTTCGCTAATTTTGGTACACGTGGCTCTGTATGCGATATTGCAATTGTGAGCAATCCCAACAGTGAAGACTGCCAGCATCCTACTTATGCATCCAACACCAAGCTGTTTAATGTTGATGACAACTGTTTGTACTATAATCATATGCCCAATCTTGGTAGTGTAAATCCTTCTGACTGTGTTGACCTAGACTGTGATGCACAGAAACATATTCTTATAAAGGATATGGATGGATCACTGTTGAACTCTGGTCCTGATGGGACAATTATATCACAAGCAGAGTTTGAATGGGATGGAGATCCCAGAAGAGGTCTAGGAGATTACCGTATACCCAGAGTATTAATTGCTGATCCAAGCATTGGTTTACCAATTGAAGTAGATGATCTGTTTCCTCTGAAAGGAATTGTGAGAGGTGGTAACAGATCTGAGTCCAACTGCACATGGATGTCCCAGTGGAATGCATATTCATGTAGTGGTCTAGATCATCTAATGTTTATTTTTGAAAGTTTAGATGAAGACACAGAAGTGCGAAGGTTGTCACCATTTGCTCTGGCTGCTAATGGATTTATTGACTTACTAAATGGACCACAAGATCATGGATGGTGTGGTGGCTACACTTGTCAAGAAAGGATCTCAACATTTTATGGCATCATTGCTCCAGGATTGAATTATGAAATAGCTCTATCCAGTACAAACCCACAAAACATGAGATTTCATTTATTGTATGCCGAAGAGAGTGACGCCATCAGAATTGCCTTTGTGTATACCAATCCACAAAGATTGGATGTGTACTATGGAGACACTTATGTTAATCCAACCAATGTTGAAGTAGATAGCAATGGAGAGCTTTTGTATAATTCAAAAGATCCCAGTTTACCAGATGATCAGTTTCTTCCCACACTTGATGATCCAGCAGGGTCTAACTTTTATGAGAGATCTGATAAAAGATTGTACTTCATCCTTCGTGGCAATACACCCATCACTGTAAGAACTTCTCCTGTAATCCAGCTGGCAATTAACCTTGCTCCTGTAACAGTTGACGAATTTTTCGAAGAGAATTTGGTTTTTAATCTTGCAACACTGCTTGGTATTGACGAGAGCAGAATTAAAGTGGTGAATGTCATATCTGAAGCTAGCAACCGAAAACGACAGACAGCGAGTGTTTCTGTGGAAATAGAGATTGGAAATCCACCTGAAACTTCTATCAATAATGAAAATGATACAACAAATGAAACCATCACTACTGACCAAAATTTTGTAGAGTTTGAAATTCTTGTTAATGCCACTACTATGATCGCTGAGGCTATTCAAACCGGTTTATTGGAAGTACTACTCAATGTATCTATATTATCTGCTGATATGCAGCAGCCAGTGGAACCACCAGTAGATCCTACTGGTGGTGTACGAGCAACACCAGATACAGGTGGTCCACAACCAGGAGAAGTTGAGAATGGTACACTGACGTTTTCAGAAATGCAAAGCGCTGAAGAAACTGAAGACAGTGGCTCCTTTACACTAACCATTCCAAATGAGTTACAGTTACTCTCTCAGCCAGTAGGTGGCATTGAGGGATTGTCACTGACTCCTACTCCAATCCTTGTTGTGTATGATAATTATGGAGAAGTAGTTACTAATCTTGGAGTAGGTGATCCATGGGTGGCATCTATAAATCTAACCAGCACTGGTCAGAACAGTGTTCAAGTGATGCCTGATACAGAGGTCACCTTCATTGGAGGGTATGCTAATCTTACTGACATTTCAATTACTCATCCTGGGTTTGGTTATGTTCTTACTTTCACAATTACTGATCCACCAGTTGGATTTACTGTGGACACTGCTCCATTTGATGTTTCAGAAAGAGAATTGATAATAAGCATTGTTCAGGGCTCTCAATCTGGCAGCACTACAATAGAAATTTCACCATATCCCATAGTTGAGCTGCTAGACACAGGAATTTTAGAAAGGGTTGCTAATCTCGGATGGAGAGGTAGAAGATGGTTTGCTAAATTAGAGCTAAAGACTACCAGTGGATCATCAACTGGACTTGAATGGACTGCTGAATTTGACAGTACTGATGCTACTGCTTCATTTAGTGATGTGTTGATAAGTTCTGCTGGGAGTTATGTGATGTATTTCACTGCATTTACTAATCCAGACTCTGACATTACTGTCACTGGAGCAGATTACAGTATAACAATCACTGTATATTCTTCAGCCAAGATGGGCTTTGTATTGGATGCTGACTTTGACACTGTAGTTGGTAGTGATGAAGCATCATTTATTACTTCTGTTGAGAGTCAACTCACTGATATCCTCCCAGATGTCACAATCTATAATATTTCAATAGCCAGCGGCAGTATTGTGGTTGTGTTTTTTGTTCAATCTGACAGTGAAGAAGATGTAACAGATGCTATAAGCACATTTACCGATACAGATATTGAAATTGAATATGGTGGACAGATCTATGTGGCTAACAATAAGACATCCCAATTTATAAACCCAACTAGTGAATCaggtgatgatgataatgatgaacaTAGGAAACTGATCATTACTTTTACTGTCGTTGGAGGTGTAATTCTGCTACTATTTGCTTTTCTACTGGCATTTGTCAGCTATCAACGTTACAAGAAGGTTAATTCTAGAGTATGGAGGATCCATGTTGCAGCTAGTAATGATCACCATGACAACACCAAGAAGTACGAAATCCAAGAACTTTATTGGCAAGGAGCATCACAGTGTTATGTTGAAGAGAATGAATTTGTTGTTAGGCCTTCCACTGTGAATTTCAACGATAAAGCTGAGATAGAATATTATAATGAAAACTGA